One Pithys albifrons albifrons isolate INPA30051 chromosome 17, PitAlb_v1, whole genome shotgun sequence genomic window carries:
- the CCDC92 gene encoding coiled-coil domain-containing protein 92 — protein MATSTLENQLQSAQKNLLFLQREHANTLKGLHAELRRLQQHCTDLTYELTVKSSDWSESGSSRSDELKNKCKDLEAQLKIKEAENSELLKELEQKNAMIMVLENTIKEREKKYLEELKMKSHKLNMLSSELEQRTSTIAYLTSQLHATKKKLMSASGTSEGTPSGSPVLSSYKPSPPKDKLPETPRRRMKKSLSTPLNPEFEEAYRIGSESRKLMLREHVDAMPDPTPFLLARETAEVHLIKERPLVIPPIASDRAPGESQSPAREKPHKAHIGVAHRIHHVTPAQAQPEVETLAVDQVHGSKVVRKHSGTDRTV, from the exons ATGGCCACCTCAACCCTGGAGAACCAGCTGCAGAGTGCCCAGAAGAacctgctgttcctgcagcgGGAACACGCCAACACGCTGAAGGGGCTGCACGCGGAGCTGCGGcgcctgcagcagcactgcacag atttaACATATGAGCTGACTGTAAAGAGTTCAGACTGGTCAG AAAGTGGTAGTTCACGAAGTGATGAACTCAAAAATAAGTGCAAAGATCTTGAAGCTCAGCTGAAAATCAAAGAGGCTGAAAATAGTGAATTGTTGAAAGAACTCGAACAAAAGAATGCGATGATAATGGTGCTGGAAAACACtattaaagaaagagaaaagaagtaCTTGGAagagttaaaaatgaaaagccatAAGCTCAACATGTTGTCCAGTGAACTGGAGCAGAGAACGAGCACGATCGCTTACCTGACCTCTCAGCTGCACGCGACCAAGAAGAAGCTGATGAGCGCCAGCGGGACTTCAGAGGGGACCCCGTCCGGCAGCCCTGTGTTGTCCAGCTACAAACCATCCCCTCCCAAAGACAAACTGCCCGAGACCCCCCGGCGCAGGATGAAGAAGAGCCTGTCGACACCCCTGAACCCCGAGTTCGAAGAGGCCTACAGAATAGGGTCGGAGAGCCGGAAGCTGATGCTGCGGGAGCATGTGGATGCCATGCCTGATCCCACACCGTTCCTGTTGGCCAGGGAAACGGCAGAGGTACATCTGATTAAGGAGAGGCCGCTGGTGATTCCACCGATCGCTTCGGATCGTGCGCCCGGGGAGTCGCAGAGCCCTGCCCGCGAGAAGCCGCACAAAGCGCACATCGGAGTGGCCCATCGCATCCACCACGTCACGCCAGCCCAGGCTCAGCCCGAGGTGGAGACGCTGGCAGTGGATCAGGTCCATGGAAGCAAAGTGGTCAGAAAGCACTCGGGGACAGACAGAACTGTCTGA